The region TGAAAGTTTTGACATAGAAAAGGGAAATTTTAAGTGTTGGATTGCAGCAATATCGAAATATAAGGCAATAGATTATATGAGAAAACTTTTAAAGGAAAGTAAGAATGAAAATATAGATGACTATGATTTAAAGGATAGTTTTAGTATTGATAAAAATCTCATATCGAAGGAAAACAAAAAGGAAATTTTGCAAGTTATAAATACTATGAAGGAAGAAGATAGAGAAATATTTATACGAAGATATTTTTTGCATGAGGATATAGAAAACATAGCAAGAGTATTTGGAGTTAACAGAAATTTGGTTGATAAAAGGCTTTCGAGAGGACGCAAATTTTTAAAAGGCAAACTTACAAGTTTGAAGGGGGAGCTTTTATAATGAAAAGTAAAAATTTTAAATTGGAAGAGAAAGACATATACAAATTATTCAATTATGTAAAAATGGATGAAAAAGAAGCAAATGATTTTAAGGAAGATGTATCTGAATCCCAGAAAGAAAAAATAAAGAAAAATTTAAATAAGAGAATAAAAAGAAATAGAAGATTTAAGGTAATAAAATATAGTTCAGTGGCAGCGGCAGCAGCTTTAGTTTTTATTATAGGAATAGGAACAGTTTCACCTGCATTTGCTAAGAATATACCAATTTTGAATTCTATAACGCAAACTTTAAATGATAAGTTTGGCTTTAATGGAGATTATGCTAAATATTCTCAAAGTGTTAATAGAAGTGCATCTTATGGTGGAGTAACGATTACTATAAATGAGGTGCTAGCAGATGATTCAAAAGTTATTTTAGGATATACAATTAAAAGTAAGAAAAAAATTAATGATTTAGAGGTTTCAGGTTTTAGTAGATTTTTAAAGATAAATGGTAAAATGCTTTCGGGATCAAATGGCAGCAGCACAGGAAGTTATGAGAATGACAACACATATGTAGGTACTGAAGAAATTCATACAAAATTGCCGCAGGATACTGAAAATTATAATATAGCTCTAAAGGTAGAGGAGATTGGTAATATAAAAGGTCACTGGAATATAGCATTTACAGCATCTAAAAGGGAATTAGTCAAAGCTAGTAAAGTTATTAAACCAAACTTAAAGCTGAAATTTCCAGATAGTAATATAAGTGTAGACAAGGTTACTCTTTCACCAATTGATACATCTATTGATTTAAGCGGTAAATCTAAGTACAAAGACAGCAGTAGTGAATTATGTAAGTATGA is a window of Clostridium pasteurianum DNA encoding:
- a CDS encoding sigma-70 family RNA polymerase sigma factor; amino-acid sequence: MNINKENFIEQIREKNPRALEFVVDEYSNLVFKVVRTTLNSEYVEECASDVFWAVWNNIESFDIEKGNFKCWIAAISKYKAIDYMRKLLKESKNENIDDYDLKDSFSIDKNLISKENKKEILQVINTMKEEDREIFIRRYFLHEDIENIARVFGVNRNLVDKRLSRGRKFLKGKLTSLKGELL
- a CDS encoding DUF4179 domain-containing protein, giving the protein MKSKNFKLEEKDIYKLFNYVKMDEKEANDFKEDVSESQKEKIKKNLNKRIKRNRRFKVIKYSSVAAAAALVFIIGIGTVSPAFAKNIPILNSITQTLNDKFGFNGDYAKYSQSVNRSASYGGVTITINEVLADDSKVILGYTIKSKKKINDLEVSGFSRFLKINGKMLSGSNGSSTGSYENDNTYVGTEEIHTKLPQDTENYNIALKVEEIGNIKGHWNIAFTASKRELVKASKVIKPNLKLKFPDSNISVDKVTLSPIDTSIDLSGKSKYKDSSSELCKYDYWIAFDDRGIELIPKGLGGGSRDLKTGIFTSEMDYVSLKKLPKYITIVPCRIIPSAGGGVQLSKNGKETPIKIKTKKPKEVSQSTDVACPIELKQGSMGKIIINEIEKEKDKTIVKYTAEGKAPYFQAQDILIKDSKGNDIDIKDYVKRSDKNPNEFTKVFEALKPNEKYVIYTNDFSNVEFRDDLKFNIKIK